Proteins from a single region of Oenanthe melanoleuca isolate GR-GAL-2019-014 chromosome 12, OMel1.0, whole genome shotgun sequence:
- the SNTN gene encoding sentan: MCGCRASVPSTKQYSVSQPAPASTKKGPTAAAGMPKGVPIAKQLASIKALRKGSDLEKAFATAALVYNSYADPESKLSKAETKSLLQSQFGHFMQGQENKPKYQEIISSLDEESENKINFEDFMILLVSLTLMSDLLQEIKNVKTTK, from the exons atgtgtggctgcagagcaaGCGTTCCCAGTACCAAGCAGTACTCAGTCAGtcagccagctcctgcttccaCCAAAAAAggccccacagctgctgcaggcatgCCCAAGGG AGTACCCATAGCCAAGCAGCTGGCATCAATAAAAG CTCTAAGAAAAGGCTCAGACCTTGAAAAGGCTTTTGCTACAGCAGCTTTGGTGTATAACAGCTATGCTGACCCTGAGAGCAAGCTCAGCAAAGCTGAAACCAAGAGCTTACTGCAGTCCCAGTTTGGGCATTTCATGCAG GgccaagaaaacaaaccaaaataccaggaaataatttcttccttggATGAGGAGTcagagaacaaaattaattttgaagattTCATGATCTTGTTAGTCAGTCTCACTCTAATGTctgacctgctgcaggagatcAAGAATGTGAAAACCACGAAATGA